In a genomic window of Staphylococcus taiwanensis:
- a CDS encoding capsular biosynthesis protein produces MIDIHNHILINVDDGPKSKEDMLNLLEQGKSEGVTEIIVTPHHLSPQFDNEYRNVKEKLQQLLDLDEVKDLGIKLYPGQEIRISDQIIPQLEKGEAIGLNHSKYLLIEFPSGGVPHYTNRLFFELQSKGYVPIIAHPERNKEISQNLDVLFQLVNEGALSQLTSASLSGIHGKKIQKISLQMIENNLVHFIASDAHHDTKRPFIMESLFKDKKLKKHEESIKKLIENAKYIVGNEDLRKKQPTQDYNDKKLFGLF; encoded by the coding sequence ATGATTGATATACATAATCATATATTAATTAATGTAGATGACGGGCCTAAAAGTAAAGAAGATATGTTGAATTTGCTTGAACAAGGTAAAAGTGAAGGGGTTACAGAGATAATTGTAACTCCTCATCACTTAAGTCCTCAATTTGATAATGAATACAGAAATGTAAAAGAAAAATTACAACAACTTTTAGACCTAGATGAAGTTAAAGATTTAGGTATTAAACTATATCCAGGTCAAGAAATTAGAATAAGCGATCAAATAATACCGCAACTAGAAAAAGGCGAGGCTATTGGGTTGAATCACTCAAAATACTTATTGATTGAGTTTCCTTCAGGAGGGGTTCCGCACTATACCAATCGCCTTTTCTTTGAATTACAGTCTAAAGGGTATGTTCCGATTATTGCGCATCCAGAAAGAAATAAAGAAATAAGTCAAAACTTAGATGTTTTATTTCAACTCGTCAATGAAGGAGCACTTAGCCAACTCACTTCTGCATCTTTATCTGGCATTCATGGTAAGAAGATTCAAAAAATTTCCCTCCAAATGATTGAAAATAATTTAGTACATTTTATAGCTTCAGATGCACACCACGATACTAAAAGACCTTTTATAATGGAGAGTCTATTTAAAGATAAAAAGTTGAAAAAACATGAAGAAAGCATAAAAAAACTCATAGAAAATGCAAAATATATTGTTGGAAATGAGGATTTAAGAAAAAAACAACCGACTCAAGATTATAATGATAAAAAATTATTCGGCTTGTTTTAA
- a CDS encoding polysaccharide biosynthesis tyrosine autokinase encodes MAKKNEKRKKLQTPLFVEDKPKSIVSEKVRGIRSNIMFSGVEEINSIIVTSEKPAAGKSIVSANVAITYAQAGYKTLIIDGDMRKPTQHYIFESSNYDGLSNLIIGKSNYDNAIRATRIRNLDLLTSGPIPPNPSELIASKRFKDILDDLSHMYDFILIDTPPVISVTDAQVYLRNIKDCVLVIDTESNNKHEVKKAKTLIEQADGHLLGAILNKTPKEKSSTYYYYGDDQQDD; translated from the coding sequence ATGGCGAAAAAAAATGAAAAGCGTAAAAAGTTACAAACACCATTATTTGTTGAAGATAAACCCAAGTCAATCGTTAGTGAAAAAGTAAGAGGAATACGTTCAAATATAATGTTTTCTGGTGTTGAAGAGATAAATAGTATTATAGTGACTTCTGAAAAGCCAGCAGCTGGGAAAAGTATTGTTTCTGCAAATGTTGCAATTACGTATGCACAAGCAGGATACAAAACTTTAATTATCGATGGAGATATGAGAAAACCAACTCAACATTACATTTTTGAATCTTCTAATTACGATGGCTTATCAAATTTAATAATAGGAAAATCTAATTACGATAATGCGATTAGAGCGACAAGAATAAGAAATTTAGACTTATTAACTTCTGGACCTATACCACCTAACCCGTCAGAACTAATTGCCTCAAAAAGATTTAAAGATATTCTAGATGATTTATCTCATATGTATGATTTTATTTTAATAGATACACCGCCAGTAATTTCAGTAACTGATGCACAAGTTTATTTAAGAAACATTAAAGATTGTGTCTTAGTAATAGATACTGAAAGCAATAACAAGCATGAAGTGAAAAAAGCCAAAACTTTAATCGAACAAGCAGATGGACACCTTTTAGGTGCAATACTTAATAAAACACCTAAAGAAAAATCCTCAACATATTATTATTATGGAGATGATCAGCAAGATGATTGA